The Halomonas sp. KG2 genome contains a region encoding:
- the ptsP gene encoding phosphoenolpyruvate--protein phosphotransferase, whose amino-acid sequence MSDSSQSLTLQAPVTGVVVPLAAVPDPVFASLTLGEGIALDPLGECLHAPCDGEVVQCARTHHAFTLRTEAGVELLLHLGLDTVELNGKGIEPLVAVGDQVRAGDPLCRFDADALALGASALITPLVITEAAGWQLQPSKHHEGERVSLGEPLLVLTRTAIEQSDTRADGPLAERRVTLALASGLHARPAARLRAIARKHNVNLTVQHECSSDNAASASAASLSALMNLGLTEGATLKLTAQGEAAEAALGDAERLLTTPEAEEHSAPAPSTLTAVALKEGELAGLVASPGLAIGPLVSYQLPLPTVPLMGEGEAVETACLKKALLSVGEALANAEAQATRQGQSAEAEIFAAHGAWLEDPDLAAAAGKHISEGRSAGQAWREALDGEAARLAASGNTLLAARVADLRDLQRRVMVELSDDQQAALPELPKGAVVVADELTPSELVAVATQHPAGLCLAGGGTTSHVAILARARGIPCLVAMGASLIDAANSATSESVILDAENGRLALSPSATQRAEVSERIDARRYEAEQAQALAHEPAMTLDGREIEVCANIGGAEEARLAADSGADGVGLLRSEFLFLERDSAPSEATQRDEYQAAVKALDGKPVIIRTLDIGADKQLPYLRLPSVPNPALGVRGARLWASQPELLETQLRALLGVTPLETLHIMLPMVTEVGELREVRKRLETLASEMGLGARPRLGAMIEVPSAALCARSLAVEADFLSIGTNDLTQYTLAMDREDPALTARADVMHPAVLRLIQATVDGAKGHCPVGVCGAAAGDERVALLLVALGVDELSVEPARVPAVKAALRCLNAAALADELPALLALDDATAVRQHLSAWLAQANQTDITTTTLERC is encoded by the coding sequence ATGTCAGATTCAAGTCAATCATTAACGCTGCAGGCCCCCGTAACGGGGGTTGTGGTACCCCTAGCAGCGGTGCCCGATCCGGTTTTCGCCAGCCTAACCCTGGGAGAGGGCATTGCTCTCGATCCACTGGGCGAATGCCTGCATGCTCCCTGTGATGGTGAAGTGGTGCAGTGCGCGCGTACCCATCATGCATTCACCTTGAGAACCGAGGCGGGTGTTGAATTACTGCTTCACCTTGGCCTGGATACGGTTGAGTTAAACGGGAAAGGTATTGAGCCTTTGGTCGCTGTAGGTGATCAAGTACGCGCGGGTGACCCGCTGTGCCGTTTCGATGCCGATGCGTTAGCGCTGGGCGCAAGTGCGCTGATTACTCCGCTGGTGATCACCGAAGCGGCTGGTTGGCAATTACAGCCGTCGAAGCACCACGAGGGTGAGCGGGTTTCACTTGGTGAGCCTTTACTGGTGCTAACCCGCACGGCTATTGAACAATCCGATACACGTGCTGATGGGCCGTTAGCTGAGCGCCGCGTGACCCTAGCCTTGGCATCGGGGCTGCATGCGCGACCGGCTGCCCGGCTGCGTGCTATTGCTCGAAAGCATAACGTTAATCTGACGGTGCAGCATGAGTGTTCAAGCGACAACGCTGCCAGTGCCAGCGCCGCTAGCCTCAGCGCATTAATGAACTTGGGCCTGACCGAAGGCGCAACGTTAAAACTGACTGCCCAGGGAGAGGCTGCTGAGGCCGCGCTGGGTGACGCCGAGCGTCTGTTGACCACGCCTGAAGCTGAAGAACATAGCGCACCTGCGCCGTCTACATTAACCGCAGTGGCACTTAAAGAGGGCGAACTGGCTGGCTTAGTGGCTAGTCCTGGTTTAGCCATCGGCCCGCTTGTCTCTTATCAATTGCCGCTACCCACTGTGCCCTTGATGGGCGAGGGCGAAGCCGTTGAGACAGCTTGCTTGAAAAAGGCGCTGTTAAGCGTTGGTGAGGCGCTAGCCAACGCTGAAGCACAAGCGACGCGCCAGGGGCAGAGCGCCGAGGCGGAAATTTTTGCTGCCCATGGCGCCTGGTTAGAAGATCCCGATTTGGCGGCAGCGGCAGGTAAGCACATTAGTGAAGGTCGTAGCGCTGGCCAAGCTTGGCGTGAGGCGCTTGATGGCGAAGCCGCAAGGCTTGCGGCGAGTGGAAATACGCTACTTGCCGCCAGGGTTGCAGATCTGCGCGACTTGCAGCGCCGTGTGATGGTGGAACTAAGCGACGATCAGCAAGCGGCACTTCCTGAGCTGCCTAAGGGGGCCGTCGTCGTTGCTGATGAACTGACACCCTCAGAGCTGGTGGCCGTTGCTACCCAGCACCCTGCTGGGCTGTGTCTCGCGGGTGGCGGCACTACTTCCCATGTGGCCATTTTGGCACGTGCCCGAGGTATTCCCTGCCTTGTGGCCATGGGGGCAAGCCTAATCGATGCTGCTAATAGCGCCACAAGCGAGAGCGTCATTCTAGATGCGGAAAATGGGCGCTTGGCGCTGAGCCCCAGCGCTACTCAACGGGCGGAAGTGTCAGAGCGCATTGATGCTCGCCGTTATGAAGCTGAGCAAGCGCAAGCGTTAGCGCATGAGCCAGCGATGACTCTGGATGGGCGAGAAATTGAGGTATGCGCCAATATCGGTGGCGCCGAAGAGGCGCGTTTAGCGGCAGATTCGGGGGCTGATGGTGTCGGCCTACTGCGCAGTGAGTTCCTGTTTCTTGAGCGAGATAGTGCCCCCAGCGAAGCGACTCAGCGTGATGAATATCAGGCTGCGGTGAAGGCCTTAGATGGCAAGCCTGTGATCATTCGCACCCTGGATATTGGTGCCGACAAGCAGCTTCCTTATCTGCGCTTGCCGTCAGTACCTAACCCAGCGTTGGGCGTGCGGGGCGCTCGTTTGTGGGCCAGCCAGCCTGAACTGCTGGAGACCCAGCTTCGAGCGCTACTCGGCGTTACGCCGTTGGAAACGCTGCATATCATGCTGCCGATGGTGACTGAGGTTGGCGAGCTGCGCGAAGTGCGCAAGCGCTTAGAGACGTTGGCCAGTGAAATGGGGCTTGGTGCGCGGCCACGCCTTGGTGCCATGATCGAGGTGCCTAGTGCTGCTCTGTGCGCCAGAAGCCTCGCCGTTGAAGCCGATTTTCTGTCAATCGGCACCAACGATCTAACCCAGTACACCCTGGCGATGGACCGTGAAGACCCGGCGCTCACTGCACGAGCGGATGTGATGCATCCCGCGGTGCTGCGGCTGATTCAAGCGACGGTGGACGGCGCGAAAGGGCACTGCCCCGTGGGCGTATGCGGTGCCGCCGCGGGTGATGAGCGGGTCGCGCTTCTGCTCGTCGCGCTGGGTGTCGATGAACTCTCTGTAGAACCTGCACGTGTGCCTGCAGTGAAAGCTGCCCTGCGTTGCCTGAATGCTGCCGCACTGGCAGATGAACTTCCCGCACTACTGGCCTTGGACGATGCGACCGCTGTACGCCAGCACTTAAGCGCGTGGCTTGCTCAGGCCAACCAAACCGACATAACAACAACGACCCTTGAGAGGTGCTGA
- the nagE gene encoding N-acetylglucosamine-specific PTS transporter subunit IIBC — MSSTTFGSRLMGGLQRLGRSLMLPIAVLPIAGLLLRLGQPDLLDIAFIAGAGEAIFANLALIFAIGLAVGFADDSNGAAGLAGVIGYLVLDAVLTALNPEIDMGVLAGIIAGSVAGLLYNRYKSIQLPDYLAFFGGRRFVPIATGLAAVAMGVVFGVIWPPIQQGIDALGHWLIGAGELGLFVYGTINRLLIVTGLHHVLNSLVWFVFGNFETAAGVVANGDLNRFFAGDPEAGRFMAGFFPVMMFGLPAAALAMYHAAPKGRRAQVGGLLLSLALTAFLTGVTEPIEFTFMFLAPLLYGMHAVLTGISMALLHWLDVKLGFTFSAGAFDFALSYGLSTNGWLMLPVGLVYFVLYYTVFRWAIVRFNLPTPGREPESTSSAAAPTPLGERGPAFVTALGGASNLQSVGACTTRLRLVLENPEAIDESALKSLGSRGIMRLQGGGLQVVMGPIADGIADEIRQALKQSGAAVDANTSSHSPSEHSPGTPANPSQPTALPAEVAQRWMAALGGNANVQRLDVQAQTRLRVELVDGAGLDSAALDQLGCRGIQALNGNTWHLIVGDQAAAIAHSLRA; from the coding sequence ATGTCTTCTACGACCTTCGGTTCCCGCCTGATGGGCGGGCTACAGCGGCTTGGCCGCTCTCTGATGCTACCCATCGCGGTATTGCCCATTGCAGGTCTATTGCTGCGACTTGGGCAGCCTGATCTGCTGGATATTGCCTTTATTGCTGGCGCTGGCGAGGCCATTTTCGCCAACCTGGCACTGATTTTTGCCATCGGCCTCGCCGTAGGTTTCGCGGATGATAGTAACGGCGCTGCCGGCCTGGCCGGGGTGATTGGCTATCTGGTGCTAGATGCGGTGCTAACCGCGCTTAATCCTGAGATCGATATGGGGGTGCTGGCAGGGATTATTGCCGGCAGCGTGGCAGGCCTGCTTTATAATCGCTATAAGTCGATTCAACTTCCTGATTATCTGGCCTTTTTTGGTGGGCGACGCTTTGTGCCTATTGCTACTGGCCTAGCGGCAGTGGCAATGGGGGTGGTTTTTGGGGTGATTTGGCCGCCTATCCAACAGGGCATTGATGCACTTGGTCACTGGCTAATCGGCGCCGGTGAGCTGGGGCTTTTCGTCTACGGAACAATTAATCGTTTGTTGATTGTGACGGGGTTGCATCACGTACTGAATAGCCTGGTGTGGTTCGTCTTCGGTAATTTCGAGACAGCCGCTGGGGTAGTAGCCAATGGCGACCTGAATCGTTTCTTTGCCGGTGACCCTGAAGCAGGGCGCTTTATGGCGGGCTTTTTCCCGGTAATGATGTTCGGCCTGCCAGCTGCGGCGCTGGCCATGTACCATGCCGCACCAAAAGGACGCCGTGCCCAGGTGGGTGGCTTGTTACTTTCGCTGGCATTGACGGCTTTCCTGACCGGTGTCACCGAACCCATCGAATTCACCTTTATGTTCCTGGCACCGCTGCTTTATGGCATGCACGCAGTGTTAACGGGCATTTCCATGGCGCTACTGCACTGGCTGGACGTGAAGCTTGGCTTCACCTTCTCCGCTGGGGCCTTTGACTTTGCACTCTCTTACGGGCTTTCCACCAATGGTTGGCTGATGCTGCCTGTCGGCCTCGTCTATTTTGTTCTGTACTACACGGTATTTCGCTGGGCCATCGTCCGCTTTAATCTGCCTACCCCAGGGCGCGAGCCGGAAAGTACTTCCTCCGCAGCAGCCCCAACACCACTCGGTGAACGTGGCCCAGCGTTTGTCACGGCGTTAGGTGGCGCGAGCAACCTGCAAAGCGTAGGTGCCTGTACGACTCGGTTGCGCTTGGTGCTGGAGAATCCTGAGGCAATTGATGAGTCGGCTCTGAAATCGTTGGGCTCTCGGGGGATTATGCGTCTCCAGGGCGGTGGTCTCCAGGTAGTGATGGGGCCCATTGCGGATGGTATCGCAGATGAGATTCGACAAGCGCTCAAGCAGAGTGGCGCGGCGGTGGATGCCAATACCTCTTCTCATAGCCCTTCTGAACATAGCCCTGGCACCCCCGCAAACCCTTCTCAACCAACGGCATTGCCCGCCGAGGTGGCCCAACGCTGGATGGCCGCTTTAGGTGGTAATGCCAACGTGCAACGGCTGGACGTCCAAGCCCAGACACGCCTGCGCGTAGAGCTAGTCGATGGCGCTGGTTTAGACAGCGCAGCGCTTGACCAACTGGGATGCAGAGGCATCCAGGCGTTGAACGGCAATACATGGCATCTGATCGTCGGCGATCAAGCCGCTGCTATCGCGCATTCACTAAGAGCCTAA